The DNA segment CCGGTGAGAGTTTGCCAAGACGTGGTGGACGTTCTTCTGAAGGCGGCCGAGCTTGCGGAAAAAACTTCGGGCGCGTTCGATGTGACCGCCGGACCATTGATTGAAGCTTGGGGATTTACACGGCGGCGAGGCCGAAAGCCATCGGCGGAAGAAATCGAGCGAGCTCGCAGTTTGGTTGACTGGCGCAACGTCCAGGTCGATGCTTCACAGCGCACGGTCAGGCTGGCCAAACCGGGGATGCAGGTCAATCTGGGGGCGATCGGCAAAGGGTTTGCCATCGACCACGTCTGCGATCAACTGACGCAATTGGGCGTCGAACATTTCCTTGTCCATGGCGGAAATAGCACGCTGGCCGCTCGCGGGAACAGCGATGGCGATGCGTCCGCAGGAAGTTCCAAAGGCTGGGTCGTTGGCGTTCAGCATCCTTCTAGGCCTGAGCATCGGCTGGGGACGATTCTGCTGCAAGACGCATCGATGTCGACTAGCGGTCCCGGAAAACAATTCTTTCATTTTCGTGGCAAGCGTTTTGGGCATGTCATCGATCCACGTAGTGGCTGGCCCGCCGGAGATCTGGAATCGCTGACCGTGTTGGCTCCGACCGCCGCCGAATCGGACGCCTTGGCGACCGGATGGTTTGTGGAAGGACAGGAAATCGCCATGCAAGCTGCCGATGCCATGTGCCGTCCCCTCTATTGCATTCGGTCAAGTGACCGCCAGGGGGGCGTTGAGGTTCTCTTTGCCGGCGGCGCGGAATGGGCAGGCTAGCCGACCAGGAACTGATCGACTTCGTTGCTGACAATCACGCCGTAGTTCATCGCGCCAAGCCAGCCGCTCATGATGATCCCGACGCTGCCAGCGTGGTACATGCCGGTGATCTGTTGCGGCAGGGCGCGGCTGACGCCAAGGCCTTCAAACTTGGTGCCGAAGCTTGCGCCCAATTGATGCTGCGTGTAATGCTGAAAGGTTCGAGGCGTTGCGGCTTCGGCCCAGTCGATCATTTCGCGGATGTTCGGGACGTATTTGTCCAGAGCATCCAGGGTCGTTTCGATCAGTTCTTTTTTGCTCGCTTCGTAGTCGGCGTCGCTTAGGTCTGCCCAGTCGCTCCAGTTCGCGTTGGTACTGCTGACAATCGCGTGCCGTTGTTTGCCGTCGGGCCGAGTCCGCGGGTAGTAGAAACTAAAGGTGCGGCTGGTGATGTCGCGGCTGAGCAACGCTTCGGTTCGGAAATAGGGCGCGGTACTTGTGAACAACAGATCGCCGGTCGATTCATCCACGTGGGCGTCTGGTTTTAAGGCCATGTAGACCTGCGTGCTGCTGTTGTTCAGGCGAACGGCTTCGGTCTGCTGAATGAAATCACTGGGAAGGCTTTGCGGTCCCACCATGTCGAGGATCGTTGATCGGAGGTTCGCGTTGCTGACAACCGCTTTGGTGCGAATGGTCCGTCCATTGACTTCGACCGACTGGACGCGGTCTCCGGAAACGTTGATTTTTTCAACCGGGCAACGGATCCGAATATCAACATTGTTCTTTTTCAGCTCCTTTTCCATTCGCTGAACCAAGTCGTCCGTTCCCCCTTCGTAGATGAAAACCCCTTTGTTCATGAAGTTGCTAAACACAATCCCATACGTGATTGCGGGGTCTTCGAGCGTCGATCCATTTGCGTAGGTGATCGGTTCCATCAGCAACCGGATGACGTCTTCGCGGCCGGGGAAGAAACGATCAAACAATTGACGCGTGGTTGTTGTCTGGTCGTCGTAAAAGTTCATTCCTCGCGCGGTGTCGAAGAACTGATTGACGGCCACCGGATCGACCTTGAAATCGGTCGTCAGCAATCGAGTGAAATCGTCTCGATTGAAGGTGGTGCGAACCGAGAACATCGGGTTTTCAAAGCGAATGTTCTTCAGTTGGACAATGCGATCGGCGATATCTTTGGTCCAGTAGCGACGGCAGCTCTTGACCATCCCGTATGGAAAACCGTGCAGCGAGATATCGAAAATGTGCCCACCGGGCCGGCGAAACCAAGTCGCTAAGCCTCCCAGTTTGTAGTGCTGTTCAAGCAGCAGCACGCGATGCCCTGCTCGCCCCAGGATGTTGGCTGAAGTCATCCCCCCCAGTCCGCTGCCGATGACGACCACATCGTATTCGTCAGCGGCTCCTTTTAAGAAATCTCGTGCCATGGGATCTGCAAATTGACTAGGAAGGTGTGGGGATGTTTGACTTAAACGGGCAGGAACTAAGGGGCCGCTGCGGGAGCGTCGGGTCTGTCTTGGCGGTGAATCTTTTTGGTCGCCTTTCGTTTCGCGAAAGTTGGGTTTGCTGACGCAACTTTCGCGGAGCGGAAGGCGACACTGTTGAGACCGATCAGCGTAAATTCACTGCCTCCTCGCGAAAGGCGACATGCCAAAAAACGGATTTCCGACGTGGTAGGTTAGAAACCGATGCAAACCTTTTCAACCGAGGGGGTTAAGAATCAAGTGATAGTGGCAGTTCCAGTCCGTCGTAGGCCATCTGGACCCCTGCCGGCAAGTTCGGTTGGATTCGCTCATATCCCAGGTCGTGAGAGATGTGGGTTAGCACCGTTCTTTCGGCCCCGACCTCTGCTGCTATTTCTAGAGCCTCGTCAAGCGAAAAATGGGTTGGATGGGATTTCAGTCGCAACGCGTCGATCACAAACGTGCGGACTCCTTTTAGCTTCGCCATGGTCTCTTCGGGGACCTGGTTTGTGTCGGTGCAGTAAGCAAAATCGCCGACGCGG comes from the Roseimaritima multifibrata genome and includes:
- a CDS encoding FAD:protein FMN transferase codes for the protein MPTPESPLDADSEASTFLHELRVSAMATEFVILLPHATSGRQLDQALSALQTVQAMEQQLSIYQAGSDVSRINAVAGEPVRVCQDVVDVLLKAAELAEKTSGAFDVTAGPLIEAWGFTRRRGRKPSAEEIERARSLVDWRNVQVDASQRTVRLAKPGMQVNLGAIGKGFAIDHVCDQLTQLGVEHFLVHGGNSTLAARGNSDGDASAGSSKGWVVGVQHPSRPEHRLGTILLQDASMSTSGPGKQFFHFRGKRFGHVIDPRSGWPAGDLESLTVLAPTAAESDALATGWFVEGQEIAMQAADAMCRPLYCIRSSDRQGGVEVLFAGGAEWAG
- a CDS encoding phytoene desaturase family protein, translated to MARDFLKGAADEYDVVVIGSGLGGMTSANILGRAGHRVLLLEQHYKLGGLATWFRRPGGHIFDISLHGFPYGMVKSCRRYWTKDIADRIVQLKNIRFENPMFSVRTTFNRDDFTRLLTTDFKVDPVAVNQFFDTARGMNFYDDQTTTTRQLFDRFFPGREDVIRLLMEPITYANGSTLEDPAITYGIVFSNFMNKGVFIYEGGTDDLVQRMEKELKKNNVDIRIRCPVEKINVSGDRVQSVEVNGRTIRTKAVVSNANLRSTILDMVGPQSLPSDFIQQTEAVRLNNSSTQVYMALKPDAHVDESTGDLLFTSTAPYFRTEALLSRDITSRTFSFYYPRTRPDGKQRHAIVSSTNANWSDWADLSDADYEASKKELIETTLDALDKYVPNIREMIDWAEAATPRTFQHYTQHQLGASFGTKFEGLGVSRALPQQITGMYHAGSVGIIMSGWLGAMNYGVIVSNEVDQFLVG